Part of the Acidimicrobiales bacterium genome is shown below.
GCCCTGCTCACCGACCCCCGGGTCCTCGTGCTCGACGACGCCACCTCGGCCGTCGACTCACGGGTGGAGGCCGAGATCCACGCCACCCTGCGCCGGATCCTGCGCGGGCGGACGACGTTGCTGGTCGCCCACCGGCGCTCCACGCTCCATCTGGCCGACCGCATCGCGGTCGTCGACGGCGGCGCCGTGGTGGACGTCGGGACCGACGCCGAGCTGCTGGCCCGCTGCCCGCTCTACCGGCGTCTGCTGGCCGGGCCCGGGGACACCGTCGAGGGCGACGAGGCACCCGGCCCGCCGAACGGAGCGGAGGCGGAGGCCGACCTGGCCCGGGCCGGCGCCGCCGGCGAGGGCGACGACGGCGGGGTCACGGCCGCCCTGTGGCGGCCGGCGGCCGGCACCGCCGGAGAGGCGCCGCGCCCCCGGGTGACGTCGGCACCCACGGGCGGGGCGGTCGGCCCGGCCGGTCACGGCTCGCTCCTGAGCGGCCCCGGTGCGTCCGACTTCCTGGCCCGCATGGGCACCACGCAGGAGCTCGTGGAAGCGGTCGAGGCCCTTCCGCCGGCCACCGACCGGCCGTCGCCCCGGGCCCGGGAGCTGGTGGCGGAGGCCGGAGCGCCCGGCGACACCCGCTTCGGGCTCCGCCGCGTCGTCGCGCCCTACCGCGGCCCGCTCGCCGTCGGGCTGCTCCTGGTGGCGCTCGACACCCTGGCCGCGCTGGCGGGACCGGCGCTCGTGCGGCGGGGGCTGGACGCCGGCGTGGTCGCCGGTTCCGAGCGGGCGCTGTGGGCGGCCAGCATCGCCTTCCTGGCCGTCGCCCTGGCCAACTGGGCCAACGTCTACACCCAGCAGCGGTACACCCGGCGCACGGCCGAGGAGCTGCTGTTCGGGCTGCGGGTGCGCATCTTCGCCCATCTCCAGTCCCTCGGCCTGGACTTCTACGACCGGGAGATGCCGGGGCGGATCATGACCCGGATGACCACCGACGTGGAGAGCCTCTCCACCCTGCTCCAGAACGGGCTGCTGAACGCGGTGGTGAGCCTCCTCAGCTTCGGCGGCGTGGCCGTCGCCCTGGTGGTGATGGACGTGCGCCTGTCGCTCGCCACCATGGCCGTGCTGGTGCCGCTGACGGCCGCCACCGTGTGGTTCCGGCGCACGTCGGCGGCCGCCTACGACACCGCCCGCGAGCGGATCGCAACCGTCAACGCCACCCTCCAGGAGAACCTGTCGGGGGTCCGGGTGGCCCAGGCGTACGGGCGCGAGGGGCGCAACATCGGCGAGTTCCGGCGGATCAGCGGGGAGTACGTCAGCGCCCGGCTCGGCGCCCAGCGGCTGGTGGCGACCTACTTCCCGCTGGTGGAGCTGCTGGCCGAGGTGGCGGCCGTGGTGGTCCTCGGCGTGGGCGCCGGGCGGGTACGGGCGGGCACGCTCACCCCGGGCGAGCTGGTCGCCTTCCTGCTGTACCTCAACCAGCTCTTCTCGCCCGTCCAGCAGCTGTCGCACGTGTTCGACAGCTACCAGCAGGCCCGGGCGTCGATGCGGCAGGTGGCGGCCCTGCTCGCCACCCCGACGTCCACGCCCCGCCCGGCCTCGCCCGTCCCCGTCGGCCGGCTGGCGGGCGAGGTGCGGTTCGAGGGGGTGCGCTTCCGGTACCCGACGGCCACCGGGGACGCCCTCGCCGGTGTCGACCTGTCGGTGCGGGCGGGCGAGCGGGTGGCCCTGGTGGGGGAGACGGGCGCCGGCAAGTCCACCCTGGTGAAGCTGCTGGCGCGCTTCTACGACCCCACCGAGGGCTCCGTCACGGTGGACGGGGTCGACCTGCGGGAGATCGACCTGGACGCCTACCGCCGCCAGCTCGGCTACGTCCCCCAGGAGGTGTTCCTGTTCTCGGGGACGGTGCGGGACAACATCGCCTACGGGCGCCGGGACGTCACCGAGGCCGAGGTGGAGGCGGCGGCCCGGGCGGTCGGCGCCCACGAGCTGATCGCCCGCCTCCCCGGCGGGTACCTCCACCCCATCACCGAGCGGGGCCGGTCCCTGTCGGCCGGGCAGCGCCAGCTCCTGGCCCTGGCCCGCGCCCACCTCGTCGACCCGGCCGTGCTGCTCCTGGACGAGGCGACGTCGAACCTCGACCTGGTGACCGAGGCGCGGGTCGCCCGGGCCATGCAGGCGGTCGCCCACGGCCGCACGACGATCCTGGTCGCCCACCGGCTGCCGACCGCCGCGGTGGCGGACCGGGTCGTGGTGGTGGACGCGGGCCGGGTGGTGGAGGAGGGCACCCACGCCGAGCTGCTGGGCCGGGGCGGCCACTACGCCCGCCTGTGGCGGGCCTTCCAGGTGGAACCGCAGGCCGTCTAGAGGAACCGACGAATCCGGGGCGGCTCTGGCGATTGGGGGGTGCGCGGGCTCGGGAGAAATGGGAGGCTTTTTGGCGATCCGTACCGCGCCGGTGGAGCGGGGAAGACGAGGAGGTGCCGATGCGGACGAAGGCGCTGTTGGGGACCGGGCTGGCCCTGGCCCTCGTGGTGTTGGGCTCGCCGACCACGGCGTCGGCCCACCCACAGCAGCACGGGCCGACCGACGGCCACCTGACGGGGACCGGGGACTACGGGAAGATCGAGCTCGTCGGCCAGGTGGAGGTCACCGAGACGGAGGGCCTGGTGGCCGACGTCGCGGCCTTCGGGGACTACGCCTACCTCGCCAACTGGGGCGAGCCCGACTGCGCCGGCCCCGAGAAGGGCGGCGTCAACTCGCCCGACGCCGGCGCCTGGGTCATCGACATCTCCGACCCGTCCAACCCGCGGGAGGTCAACTTCATCCCCATGCCCCAGGACACCCGTCCCGGCGAGGGGATGCAGGTGCTGCACATCGAGACCGCCAAGTTCACCGGCGACGTGCTGGTCATGAACGCCGAGGCGTGCGGCAAGAACTACAAGGGCGGGTTCATGCTGTACGACGTCACCAACCCGCTGAAGCCGGTGAAGCTGGCCGAGGGCTGGGGCGAGCGCACCAAGTCCGACACCCACCAGACCCACAGCGCCTTCGTGTGGCAGCCGCCGGGGTCGTCCAGCGCCTACCTCGTGCTCCAGGACGAGGAGGACCTCGCGGACGTCGACATCTTCGACATCACCAACCCCCGGCGCCCGCGGCTCATCAGCGAGCTGAACCTCAACACCTTCAACGTCGCCCAGCCCGAGCTCAACCTGGCCGATTCGTTCCTGCACGACATGACGGTCAAGTGCATGACCACCGGCACCTATGCCGGCAGGTGCATCATGATCGCCTCGTACTGGGACGGTGGGTACGTCCTGCTGGACGTCACCGACCCGGCCAACCCCATCTTCCTCTACGACACCGACTTCGCGGCGATCGACCCGGAGTTGCTGGAGCAGACGGGCACCGCCCTCACCCCGGAGGGCAACGCCCACCAGGCCGAGTTCACCGCCGACAACCGGTTCTTCATCGGGACCGACGAGGACTTCGCTCCGTACCGCTACCGCATCAGCACCGACGACGGGGGCCTCTACGACGCCAGCGAGTTCTCCTGGACGGTCCCCATCCAGGACGCAACAGAGATCAGCGGGCCGACGGTGTTCGGCGGCTACGCCTGCCCCGCCGACCGGGCCTCGATCCCCTCGGCCGACACCTTGGACCTGGCTCCCGACGAGGAGGCGATCCTGGTGGTCCAGCGGGGCCCGGCGGGTGACCCCAGCGCCTCCGGCGCGGCGTGCTTCTTCTCCGAGAAGGTGGAGACAGGGCAGCTCCTCGGCTACGACCTGGTGATCGTGGCCAACCATCACACGGGCGCGCTCGGCGGCCTCGGGCCGGACGCCTACTTCTGCGGCGCCATGGGCCACGAGTTCGACGTCCAGATCTCGGCGCTCTGCGTCGGTCACCGCGCCATGCACGAGCTGTTCGACGACCCGAACGCGGCCGACAACTTCACATATCCGGAGTCGTACCCCACGGTCGGCACCGTCGGCGACACGTTGACGCTCACCAGCGCCTTCGACGGCTGGGGCTACGTCCACCTGTTCGACGCTGCCACCGGCGACGACCTCGACACGTTCGCCATCCCCGAGGCCATGGACCCGGCGTTCGCCACCGGGTTCGGCGACCTGACGGTCCACGAGGTGGCCACCGACCCCACCGACCCGAGCCTGGCCTACCTGTCGTACTACGCGGGCGGCCTGGTGGCGGTCCAGATCCAATGCTCGAACCCGGCCGACAACGCCACCTGCGAGCTGGTCGAGGTGGGCGGCTACCTCGACCCGGAGGGCAACAACTTCTGGGGCGTGGAGGTGATCCCCAACCCGGCCGACGACCCGAACGTGACGGGCGACGAG
Proteins encoded:
- a CDS encoding ABC transporter ATP-binding protein — its product is MEHTTAPPEDATPPAGGWARRLWPYLRAHRRDVVLCFGAAFVGLTVAALIPLAQKVVVDDVVLDRRRPLGLWLGVLVGAGVVRFGAAHVRRYVGGRLALLVQHDLRNDIFARLQRLDFARHDEAHTGQLVSRAGSDVMLVQTLLNFLPLMAGNVVMLVVSLAVMTVLSPLLTVVALVAVPLLLVLAARLRTTVFPAAWDASQRAAEVAGVVEEAVSGVRVVKAFGQESRELERLTRAGEDLFASRMRAARIEARYAATFQLVPALSQVAVLALGGWLALHGRISVGTFLAFSSYLVQLVGPVRMLSALLVVGQQARAGTERIFEVLDSNPGVAERPGAVTLPPLQGEVAFEGVSFGYLRSEPVLAGFDLSVRPGETVALVGTSGSGKSTVAMLLQRFYDVHAGVVRVDGTDVRDATFESLRRQVGVVFEETFLFSDTVRANIAYGRPDATDDEVVAAARAAEAHDFVAALPDGYDTVLGDRGLTLSGGQRQRVALARALLTDPRVLVLDDATSAVDSRVEAEIHATLRRILRGRTTLLVAHRRSTLHLADRIAVVDGGAVVDVGTDAELLARCPLYRRLLAGPGDTVEGDEAPGPPNGAEAEADLARAGAAGEGDDGGVTAALWRPAAGTAGEAPRPRVTSAPTGGAVGPAGHGSLLSGPGASDFLARMGTTQELVEAVEALPPATDRPSPRARELVAEAGAPGDTRFGLRRVVAPYRGPLAVGLLLVALDTLAALAGPALVRRGLDAGVVAGSERALWAASIAFLAVALANWANVYTQQRYTRRTAEELLFGLRVRIFAHLQSLGLDFYDREMPGRIMTRMTTDVESLSTLLQNGLLNAVVSLLSFGGVAVALVVMDVRLSLATMAVLVPLTAATVWFRRTSAAAYDTARERIATVNATLQENLSGVRVAQAYGREGRNIGEFRRISGEYVSARLGAQRLVATYFPLVELLAEVAAVVVLGVGAGRVRAGTLTPGELVAFLLYLNQLFSPVQQLSHVFDSYQQARASMRQVAALLATPTSTPRPASPVPVGRLAGEVRFEGVRFRYPTATGDALAGVDLSVRAGERVALVGETGAGKSTLVKLLARFYDPTEGSVTVDGVDLREIDLDAYRRQLGYVPQEVFLFSGTVRDNIAYGRRDVTEAEVEAAARAVGAHELIARLPGGYLHPITERGRSLSAGQRQLLALARAHLVDPAVLLLDEATSNLDLVTEARVARAMQAVAHGRTTILVAHRLPTAAVADRVVVVDAGRVVEEGTHAELLGRGGHYARLWRAFQVEPQAV